In one Scomber scombrus unplaced genomic scaffold, fScoSco1.1 SCAFFOLD_167, whole genome shotgun sequence genomic region, the following are encoded:
- the LOC133977077 gene encoding LOW QUALITY PROTEIN: uncharacterized protein LOC133977077 (The sequence of the model RefSeq protein was modified relative to this genomic sequence to represent the inferred CDS: deleted 2 bases in 1 codon), with amino-acid sequence QTTTDHYRPPTDHYRPPTDNQQTTNRPLQTTTDHYRPPTDHYRPLQTTYRPLQTTYRQPTDHYRPLQTTYRPLQTTTDHLQTTTDHLQTTYRPLQTTTDHYRPPTDHYRPPTDHYRPLQTTYRPLQTTYRQPTDHYRTYRPPTDHYRPPTDHYRPLQTTYRPLQTTTDHYRPPTDHY; translated from the exons CAGACCACTACAGACCACTACAGACCACCTACAGACCACTACAGACCACCTACAGACAACCAACAGACCACCAACAGACCACTACAGACCACTACAGACCACTACAGACCACCTACAGACCACTACAGACCACTACAGACCACTTACAGACCACTACAGACCACCTACAGACAACCAACAGACCACTACAGACCACTACAGACCACTTACAGACCACTACAGACCACTACAGACCACCTACAGACCACTACAGACCACCTACAGACCACCTACAGACCACTACAGACCACTACAGACCACTACAGACCACCTACAGACCACTACAGACCACCTACAGACCACTACAGACCACTACAGACCACCTACAGACCACTACAGACCACCTACAGACAACCAACAGACCACTACAGA ACTTACAGACCACCTACAGACCACTACAGACCACCTACAGACCACTACAGACCACTACAGACCACCTACAGACCACTACAGACCACTACAGACCACTACAGACCACCTACAGACCACTAC
- the zgc:153012 gene encoding TSC22 domain family protein 2 isoform X2, producing MSGGKKRSGFQITSVTSDFNNQTPAGQSAPSVFLSVVQSAACPQGSSSQPSTPSLKRKFISQDASGHGMGTSRFRVVRLAGGAGGAGWGESYRRGRWTCMDLMERQQGAGFRRVMDSMRHAHSLESLEMIGRDKDRGGVYSHDREGGGLVLHSGPPSPTHQQPISIRLLDHNEPMGVKGLDSTPPPPSPRPRNVPPPSPIGRRCCRAVCPQAVSLSAQLPPCWTVSDPHSDPRSLQSGPNHLPPAGGRQFQ from the exons atgagtgGGGGTAAGAAGAGGAGTGGCTTTCAGATCACCAGTGTGACGTCCGACTTCAACAATCAAACTCCGGCCggccaatcagctcccagcgTGTTCCTGAGCGTGGTCCAATCAGCAGCGTGTCCTCAGGGCAGCTCGTCTCAGCCGTCCACGCCATCCCTGAAGAGGAAATTCATCTCCCAGGATGCCTCGGGGCACGGGATGGGAACCTCCAGGTTCCGGGTGGTGCGGCTGGCGGGGGGGGCGGGCGGAGCGGGGTGGGGGGAGTCGTATCGCCGGGGGCGATGGACTTGCATGGACCTGATGGAGCGCCAGCAGGGGGCGGGGTTCCGCCGGGTGATGGACAGCATGAGACACGCTCACTCGCTGGAGTCCTTGGAGATGATTGGCCGGGACAAAGACAGGGGCGGGGTCTACTCCCATgacagggaggggggggggctcgTACTGCACAGCGGGCCCCCGTCCCCCACCCAccaacagccaatcagcatcCGGCTCCTGGACCACAATGAGCCAATGGGAGTGAAGGGTTTAGActccacccctccccctccttctccccgCCCACGAAacgtcccccccccctctccgaTTGGACGTCGATGCTGCAGGGCGG tctgtccTCAGGCTGTCTCACTCTCAGCCCAGCTCCCCCCCTGCTGGACCGTCTCTGACCCCCATTCAGACCCCCGGAGccttcagtctggaccaaaccATCTTCCACCTGCCGGGGGACGCCAG TTCCAGTAA
- the zgc:153012 gene encoding TSC22 domain family protein 2 isoform X1 has translation MSGGKKRSGFQITSVTSDFNNQTPAGQSAPSVFLSVVQSAACPQGSSSQPSTPSLKRKFISQDASGHGMGTSRFRVVRLAGGAGGAGWGESYRRGRWTCMDLMERQQGAGFRRVMDSMRHAHSLESLEMIGRDKDRGGVYSHDREGGGLVLHSGPPSPTHQQPISIRLLDHNEPMGVKGLDSTPPPPSPRPRNVPPPSPIGRRCCRAVCPQAVSLSAQLPPCWTVSDPHSDPRSLQSGPNHLPPAGGRQQFQ, from the exons atgagtgGGGGTAAGAAGAGGAGTGGCTTTCAGATCACCAGTGTGACGTCCGACTTCAACAATCAAACTCCGGCCggccaatcagctcccagcgTGTTCCTGAGCGTGGTCCAATCAGCAGCGTGTCCTCAGGGCAGCTCGTCTCAGCCGTCCACGCCATCCCTGAAGAGGAAATTCATCTCCCAGGATGCCTCGGGGCACGGGATGGGAACCTCCAGGTTCCGGGTGGTGCGGCTGGCGGGGGGGGCGGGCGGAGCGGGGTGGGGGGAGTCGTATCGCCGGGGGCGATGGACTTGCATGGACCTGATGGAGCGCCAGCAGGGGGCGGGGTTCCGCCGGGTGATGGACAGCATGAGACACGCTCACTCGCTGGAGTCCTTGGAGATGATTGGCCGGGACAAAGACAGGGGCGGGGTCTACTCCCATgacagggaggggggggggctcgTACTGCACAGCGGGCCCCCGTCCCCCACCCAccaacagccaatcagcatcCGGCTCCTGGACCACAATGAGCCAATGGGAGTGAAGGGTTTAGActccacccctccccctccttctccccgCCCACGAAacgtcccccccccctctccgaTTGGACGTCGATGCTGCAGGGCGG tctgtccTCAGGCTGTCTCACTCTCAGCCCAGCTCCCCCCCTGCTGGACCGTCTCTGACCCCCATTCAGACCCCCGGAGccttcagtctggaccaaaccATCTTCCACCTGCCGGGGGACGCCAG CAGTTCCAGTAA